ATTTAAGATTTTTGGGAGGGTGGTAAAATATGAAAAAAATGAATTACATCTATTAATTCAAATGTATCAAAAGATTTATTTAGCTTAAGTGGTGGATTTCCTAAAAAGGCACTTTGTTTACAAAATGAGGATGGGAGATGGGAAATTACTATAGTGAACGTGAAGTGAAATTACTACTGAAAAATTTGAAATGGAAGAATACTCTGTGCAAAAGTTTTGGAATTACTGGATTACAGGAAAAGTCTAATGAATTATTCCAGCATAGGTACCTCCCCTGATGTTAGGACTTTAACTCATTAAGGGTCAGGCACCTTTTTCTGAGGAGTAGGGCCGTTTCTTTTATTTTCATAGTATCTGAATTATTTATTCCTCTTCCGTATATGCTTCTACTGTGATTTCTCTGCATTCCCAGCATTCAGTTCTGTTCCTCTCCATAATTGATAATTCCTTTCCACAAGAAATGCAAATATCCATAGGTAAAGATCCCCCTTTCAAGTGAAAATGTTTTATAAATATATGTATGCATATATTCAATTATGCTGTCTTTTTTGCCCCCCTATGTTTGTTCAAAGCATCGATCCTTTTTTTCGCTGGCACAATTCACCGTTTATGTTGAGACGAAATTGTGTTAGTCACCTTCTTTAGAGGGTATAGGAAATTTATGTTAAAATATTCTTAGGGGATTCGGGCGGTGCCAGTGGCTCGGCACTAATCTTAAAGCAGTATAACGAGTCTCTGTGTAAGGGAAGGATTAGATGACAAATATTAACGAAATCGCTAAGATGGCCGGTGTGTCAGTGACGACCGTATCAAGAGTTTTAAACAACTATAAATATGTATCTGAAGAAAAAAGAGCCATCGTTCTGAAAGTTATTGATGAAATGAATTATACCCCTAATAAAAATGCGGTCGATTTAATTCGTGGAGAGACAAGAATGATTGGCGTCATCATTCCATATAACAACAATCAAGCGTTCGATCAAATGTTACATGGGGTGCTTAATCAATCTGTTGAGAAGGATTATTCCATTACTGTTCTCCCAACTAAATACAATAAAGATAAAGAGATAGAGTATCTTTCAATGCTGAAAAATAAATTGCTCGATGGAATAATCATCACGTCAAGGTCAAATAATTGGGAGTCGATAATCCCCTATACTAATTATGGTTCAGTCGTTTCATGTGAATATACGAATCATCCGGAGATAGGATGCTCCTATATAGATAGATACGCCTCGTATCTTGATGCTTTTAAATACCTTAAAGAAAAAGGACATAGTAAAGTAGCCTTTACAACTGTTAGAGGAATGGAAAGCATGAGTACAAGTCAACTTATTACAGCTTATAAAGAAGTATTTGGAGAACTTCAAACCGAGTTTTATCTATCAGATTGTTCTAGTTTTAAGGATGGATATAATGCCGGAAAGAAGCTGTTGAGTCAAAAAACAAGACCAACGGCAATATATGCAAATGGGGATGAAGTGGCTGGCGGGATGTATCAGTATGCTCAATCTATCAATATGAGAGTACCCGATGATTTAGCTATCATAGGACAAGAAAACCAACCCATTGGTATTGGAATGGGGATTTCTTCGGTAGATCATCAATTAATTAAGGTTGGTGAACAAGCTTTTGATCTTGTCATTAACAAATCTAGACAAAAAATTGAAATACCTTATAGAATTATCGAACGTTCATCCATTTAGCTATTGACCTGAAATCCATTTCATATTTTATCCTATTCTAAACAGATAAAATATGGGAGGTTGAAGAGAATGTATAGTACGTTTATTTTTGATTTAGATGGGACGATTATCGATTCTGAGTTGATTGGGCTTACAGCATTACAAGCAACATTAAAGGAACAAGGAATTGAAAAAGATTTAGATGAACTCCGTTTTTCACTCGGTATTCCCGGTCTGACTACATTAGAAATATTAAATATTGCTGATATTCCAACCACACTTGAATCATGGCTAGAGAAGGAAAAACCCTTAATGAAAAATGTTCCTATATTTGAAGGAATTATTGACGTGATTAATGGGCTTCCTAAAGCCGGTATTGTAACCTCTAAAACTGCTGAAGAAATGAACCATAGCTTTTATTTATTAAATATCGATCATCATTTTCACTCGGTCGTTTGTGCGAGTGATACAGAAAAACGTAAGCCTAATCCGGATCCATTAGAACTAGCACTGAAGATGTTAGGCTGTAAAGCGGATGAAGCTATTTATATAGGTGATTCAATATACGATATGCAATGTGCAAACGCAGCTGGTGTAGATTTTGGTCTAGCTTTATGGGGGGCACGAACTACATCAGGATTTGAAAATGCAAAGTATATTTTTGAAAATCCTAAAGATATTCTCAATCTGATTAATAATTAGAGATAATGGTGCCTGACCCTTAGTCTGTTAAAGCTTTAACGGCTGGGGGTCAGGCATCTTATTTTGAATATTGCAGGTTATGCCATGAAACACTTTATGTTCTTCGACAATATACAGCTTGTGCCAGGCACAACATCACTTAATGAATTGTCTATAAAATTTATAGTTCATTATTATTTATGATGCGGTGAACCGTATCATAAGTAAATGAGGTTTTTTTATTGACTAGTTTCAACGTTTATATACGTTGGCTGGAAATGCTTCTCTATTTTTAAAAGTAGTATTAAGTATATTTAAGGAGGAATCGATATATCAATTTTGGTGAAAATAGGTTGTAAGTAAACATTCTGTGTTAGAAGTATATGATAACTTTAATTAGGGGGAAAATGTGTGTCAAACACAAACATAACCAGAAAGCTGACTTTAGTATCCCTAGTATTAATGATTTTTACTTCTGTTTATGGATTCAACAACATTCCAAGATCATTTTATAAGATGGGTTATGCCGCTATTCCTTGGTACATATTTTCAGCCATAACCTTCTTTGTTCCTTTTGCATTAATGGTAGCTGAATTTGGTTCCGCCTTTAAAGAGGAAAAGGGAGGTATCTACTCATGGATGGAAAAATCCATCGGTCCAAAATTTGCATTTATAGGAACGTTCATGTGGTATTTTTCTTATATAACTTGGATGGTTAATGTCGCATCCGGTATGTGGGTTCCGGTGTCAAATGCTATCTTTGGACAAGATACAACACAAAGCTGGACTTTATTTAATCTTCGAGGACCTCAGGTTCTGGGGGTTTTAGGAATTGTATGGATTCTTATAGTAACCTATACATCAACAAAGGGTCTAGATAAGATTAAGAAAGTAACCTCTTTAGGTGGTACTGCAGTCTTGTTATTGAATGTATTTCTTTGGGTTGGTGCAATAGCAGTACTTATAGGTAATCATGGATATTTGGCACAGCCGATTACAGGGTTACATTCATTTACTCAAACACCAAATCCTAAATATGCAGGAGATATTATTGCTTCGTTAGCCTTTGTAGTATATGCCCTCTTCGCTTATGGCGGACTTGAAGCAGTAGGCGGTTTAGTAGATGTAACAGAAAATCCAGAAAAAACGTTTCCGAAAGGAATTCTTTTATCTGCAGCCATAATCTCTGTAGGGTATTCAATAGGAATACTATTAATTGGAATATTCACAAACTGGGCATCTGTAATGGGTATAGCGAATGTTAACCTGGGAAACGCTAGTTATATAGTTATGGCCAATTTAGGCTACTCAATAGGTACCGCTTTTGGAGCAAGCCATGCTACAGCTACGGCTTTGGGATTTGGGGTTGCAAGATACATTGGACTTTCAATGTTCCTGGCACTGTCCGGTGCGTTCTTTACCTTGATGTTTTCACCGTTAAAGCAGATGATTGAAGGAACGCCTAAGAGATTGTGGCCTGGAAAAATCGGTGAAACAAAGAATGGGCTGCCTGTTAATGCTATGTGGTTTCAAGCTGCTATTGTTTGTGTAATGATCGCACTAATCGCTTTCGGTGGAAGCACAATGTCCGCATTCTTTAACATACTCGTTTCGATGACTAACGTGGCTATGACAATACCGTATGTATTTATAGCACTTGCATTCCCGTATTTTAAGAAAAAAGTGGAAATCAATAAGCCGTTTATTGTATATAAAACGCAATTGAGCGCAAATTTTTGGACATGTATTGTAGTTCTAACAGTTGGACTTGCAAATTTCTTCAGTATCGTACAGCCAGCTTTAGAAGGGGATATGCAAACAACCATTTGGAGTGTGGCTGGACCCGTTATTTTCTCAGTTGTTGCATGGTTGATGTATAGAAAATATGAAAAAATACATGATATTGAAAAGCAGAAACAAAAGAATATAAGATAGCTTTAAAGTTCAAAAAGATAAAGATTGAAGTGGAGCACAATATGGCTTCACTTTTTTTCTTTTCTAAAGCACCTCATTTAGATATGTTACGGTGAACCGTATCATAAGTAAATGAGATCTTTATTTCACTTTATTTTTTTCGTAATATGGTGTATAAACAGAAATAGTATTTGTGGAAATTTATTAAACTGGCTAGCGGAGGAAATAAAATAATGAGTAACTTGCCTAATTGTCCAAAATGTCATTCAGCATATACTTATGAGGATGGAAATCTTTTTATTTGCCCAGAATGTGGTTATGAGTGGACTGAGGAAATGGACAATAGTAATGATAATAAGTCGGTTAATGATGCAAATGGAAATATATTAAACGACGGTGATACTGTCACAGTCATCAAAGACCTTAAGGTAAAAGGAAGTTCATCGGTTTTAAAACAAGGTACTAAAGTAAAAAATATACGCTTGGTTGATGGAGACCATAATATCGATTGCAAAATTGAAGGTTTTGGAGCAATGAAATTAAAATCGGAATTTGTTAAAAAAGCATAAATAGTTTCAATAGAATAGGCCTTAAATCGTTTCTTTAAATATCATTTCAGAAAAACCTCATATAGACTATCTACGGTGAACCGTACATAGGTAAATGAGGTTTCTTTTTTTATGGGTTTGTTAAGTTTTATCATTAAATTTACGGAATATTGATAAGTAAACAATAGAGATAACACCTGAAATAACTAAAGCGAAGTAAAACCCCATACGTTGGTCGGTAACGCTTAAGGAAAATATAATTAAAATCAATAGTATAACTAATGTGATAACTGTTGACCACGGAGCACCAAATGCTAGAGGGGATTTGTAAATTTCCTTATTGGCAACAGTTTTTAGCCATAGTATAAAGCAAAGTAAAATAATACCCAAACTAAAGAATGAAAAATAAGCTGATGCAGAAATTAAATAATCGTAAATTTTGCTGGGCAAAATGTAAGAAGTAATAATAATAGCAACTAGTCCTATTGCTGTAATAATCAAGCTTCCATAATATACTCCATTCTTACTTTTTTTACTCACAAAGGCTGGAGCTTGATGAGAGGTTCCTAAAGAAACTAGCATCATTATGGCGGAAAAGTATGACCCAGTCATTACAGAAAATGATGACACAAGGATCACAGCATTCATGATTGAAGCGGCAAAAGGGATATTAATTGACTCTAAGGCCGATATAAAGGGCGATTGATCGGTTGAAATCTGATTCCACGGGGTTAGGCAGAGAACTGTTAAAATTGAGACAACATATAGTAAAACCAAGATGATTAGAAGTCGAAACATGGCTTTTGGTATATCTTGTCTCGGATCTTTAGCCT
The DNA window shown above is from Neobacillus sp. WH10 and carries:
- a CDS encoding LacI family DNA-binding transcriptional regulator — its product is MTNINEIAKMAGVSVTTVSRVLNNYKYVSEEKRAIVLKVIDEMNYTPNKNAVDLIRGETRMIGVIIPYNNNQAFDQMLHGVLNQSVEKDYSITVLPTKYNKDKEIEYLSMLKNKLLDGIIITSRSNNWESIIPYTNYGSVVSCEYTNHPEIGCSYIDRYASYLDAFKYLKEKGHSKVAFTTVRGMESMSTSQLITAYKEVFGELQTEFYLSDCSSFKDGYNAGKKLLSQKTRPTAIYANGDEVAGGMYQYAQSINMRVPDDLAIIGQENQPIGIGMGISSVDHQLIKVGEQAFDLVINKSRQKIEIPYRIIERSSI
- a CDS encoding HAD family hydrolase is translated as MYSTFIFDLDGTIIDSELIGLTALQATLKEQGIEKDLDELRFSLGIPGLTTLEILNIADIPTTLESWLEKEKPLMKNVPIFEGIIDVINGLPKAGIVTSKTAEEMNHSFYLLNIDHHFHSVVCASDTEKRKPNPDPLELALKMLGCKADEAIYIGDSIYDMQCANAAGVDFGLALWGARTTSGFENAKYIFENPKDILNLINN
- the yjeM gene encoding glutamate/gamma-aminobutyrate family transporter YjeM; translation: MSNTNITRKLTLVSLVLMIFTSVYGFNNIPRSFYKMGYAAIPWYIFSAITFFVPFALMVAEFGSAFKEEKGGIYSWMEKSIGPKFAFIGTFMWYFSYITWMVNVASGMWVPVSNAIFGQDTTQSWTLFNLRGPQVLGVLGIVWILIVTYTSTKGLDKIKKVTSLGGTAVLLLNVFLWVGAIAVLIGNHGYLAQPITGLHSFTQTPNPKYAGDIIASLAFVVYALFAYGGLEAVGGLVDVTENPEKTFPKGILLSAAIISVGYSIGILLIGIFTNWASVMGIANVNLGNASYIVMANLGYSIGTAFGASHATATALGFGVARYIGLSMFLALSGAFFTLMFSPLKQMIEGTPKRLWPGKIGETKNGLPVNAMWFQAAIVCVMIALIAFGGSTMSAFFNILVSMTNVAMTIPYVFIALAFPYFKKKVEINKPFIVYKTQLSANFWTCIVVLTVGLANFFSIVQPALEGDMQTTIWSVAGPVIFSVVAWLMYRKYEKIHDIEKQKQKNIR
- a CDS encoding zinc ribbon domain-containing protein YjdM, with protein sequence MSNLPNCPKCHSAYTYEDGNLFICPECGYEWTEEMDNSNDNKSVNDANGNILNDGDTVTVIKDLKVKGSSSVLKQGTKVKNIRLVDGDHNIDCKIEGFGAMKLKSEFVKKA